The window CATCTGCCCTGTCCCAGCGGGCACCCATGCTTTCCATGGATGTTTCTGATCCCGGGGTTAAATGAAACGATTGGCAGCGCAGAGGTGGGTGCAGGGGCTCCCAGCCCGGTGGGCCCAGATGGGGCCGGTGCATGGGGCTTGGGGAAGAAGCTTCTAGAGAAGACTTCAAGCCTGAACTGAAAGGACGGGTGCGGTTTCCTCCAGGTCGAGAGGGCAGGGCCAGCTCATCAAAAATGCTGGGCACGAGACCCACCGGCACAGATGACatgcggcttcctgggccagagAGACTTTATTTcttgacccccaccccccaccccccactgttCTTTCCTAAAATCGAGGCCACCTTTCCTGTGGCTCTGAGGTCTGCTTGCTGGCCCCGCGAGAGTCTGGGAGCATCTTGGGTTTCTGTTCTGGCTTCTAGAATCCTGGGGCGCTTTGGGCAAACCCCTTCCCCTTTCTGGACCTCAGAACCTCGTCCAGGTATTTCCTCATGATGGTAAAATCGCTAGACAGGTGCTTGGATGAAAGGAGCTTTTCGCTGTCTGAACAGCTGTGGTGGATTTGGAGGGGACACCCCCTCTGCTTTGCCCCCCGTTGCTGCCTCTCTGGGTGAACTTTCTGGAGCCCCACGGCAGATGAGGGCTGCTTCCCTCAGCCTCCAGCCACAGAGTCCACCCACCAGACCCAGGTTTTCCCAGGCACAGGGAAGCAAACCTAAGACTGCCAGGAGCCCAACACGCTCCTGGTCGCTGAACTCCCTCCAAAAAGAATCACTTCTTCCTCCCCCAAAGCAGACCGCTGGGGTCCTCAGGTCACTCACGATCCTGTTCAGCAATCAGCAAAGCATCCTTCAGCTGTGGTTTCCATGGGTGCTGGCTCTCCCCGTCACCCCCCAGCATTTACCCTTGGAGGGTGCCAGGATTGGAGATTGTCTCAGCAGGGTCCGGAGGCTGGGGCCTGCCTCCACCAGGACCCCAGGCTCTTCTTCCTCAGCCCTAACCTGCCCAGGGTTCAGGCTATTGTGCCTACAGGTGGCGTCTGGCCCCTAACACCGCAGCCTGTCTCTCCCCAGGTACAACGGCTTGGTGACGGGCGCCAGGGCCAAGGCGGTCATTGCCGTGTGCTGGGTGCTGTCGTTCGCCATCGGCCTGACGCCCATGCTGGGCTGGAACAACTGCGGGCGGCAGCTGGAGGGCCGGAACGGCTCCCTGGATTGCGGGCAGGGCCGGGTGGCCTGCCTGTTTGAAGACGTGGTGCCGATGGATTACATGGTCTACTTCAACTTCTTCGCCTGCGTTCTGGTGCCACTGCTGCTCATGCTGGCCGTGTACCTGCGCATCTTCCTGGCGGCCCGGCGGCAGCTGCAGCGGATGGAGAGCCAGCCAGGAGAGCGGGCCCGCTCCACACTGCAGAAGGAGGTGCACGCCGCCAAGTCCCTGGCCATCATCGTGGGGCTCTTCGCACTCTGCTGGCTGCCGCTGCACATCATCAACTGCGTCACCTTCTTCTGCCCCAACTGTGCCCACGCCCCACTCTGGCTCATGTACCTGGCCATCGTGCTTTCCCACACCAACTCGGTGGTCAACCCCTTCATCTATGCCTACCGCATCCGCGAGTTCCGCCAGACCTTCCGCAAGATCCTGCGCAGCCACATCCTAGGCCGGCGGGGGGCCTTTGGGGCGGGGGGCGCCAGCGGCCGGACACCAGGGGGCCACGGCGGGGGCGGCAGCGAGGGGGAGCAGGTCAGCCTGCGCCTCAATGGCCACCCGCCCGGGCTCTGGGCCAACggcagcaccccccaccccgagcCACGGTCCAATGGCTGCATGCTGGGGTTGGGGCACTCAGGGCGTGCCCGGGAGCCAGGCGGGCAGCTGGGCAGCCACCTGCTCCAGGGTGCGTGCCCGGAGCCCCCCGACCTTGGGGACCCCATGGCCCGGGGTGGGGAGGGCGTGTCATGATGAGCCACCAAGATCACCCCTTCTGCGGGGAGGGCTGCCGCCGCCCTTCTGCTGGGTGTTCCAGGCACCGTGGGGAGAGAGGACGGAGGTGCCCGGCTTGGCACCAAGAGAAGAGACCCCCAGGCTGGAGCAGCATGAGGCCCAGCCGGATGCAGATGTcttgtgctggggggtggggtggggggctgtgtgAGGCCCCAGTAGCACGTACAAGGGCCACTTTGTCTCTGCAGGGTCCGGAGGCTGGGGCCTGCCTCCACCAGGACCCCAGGCTCTTCTTCCTCAACCCTAATCTGCCCAGGGCTCAAGCTATTGTGCCTGCAGGTGGCATCTGGccttttggggttttctttttttccctccaggaGAAAATGTAAGTGGGGAGAAGGGAGGTGCCCTTTGGGTTTTATGACGGCCCCGTCCCTGCCTGTGGACCCCCATATCTGGCACCAGGAGTCTCTGCCCAGCAGCCTCTCCCACAATCTCAGTGCCAACTCCTGGGGTGGCAGCACTGGGGACAGGGATGGGGACCCCTGGGCCAGGGCATGTGCTCAGGACCCTGGGATGGAGGTGGTGGTGTAAGGCGCGCCAGGATCCCCTGGAGCTGTCCCCTTAGGGCCTCTCGAAACCGCCTTCCCCTCTGAAGGGaatgtgtttttgttgttttattttttctttttcggaaatgaaataaaaatgagccaCATCGTGTTTTAAACTCATCCAATGATAACGGTGTGTGAGTGAGTTCCTTTCCCTCCCCAGCTGGGCCTGGTGCACACATGCATGGGTGTGGGAGAGTGTGTGCAGACAGACAGGCAGAGGCCACGCCTGCTCTGAGGAGACAGACTACACCTAGAGCCACATGTCCAGGGTGCAACCCCTGGGACCCCCTCTGGTCCTGGCAGTCCCTGGGTGTGGGGACAGGCACTGGGGTGG is drawn from Tamandua tetradactyla isolate mTamTet1 chromosome 5, mTamTet1.pri, whole genome shotgun sequence and contains these coding sequences:
- the ADORA2A gene encoding adenosine receptor A2a → MGAAYIALELAIAVLAVLGNVLVCWAVRLNSNLQSVTNYFVASLAAADIAVGVLAVPFAIAISTGFCAACHGCLFIACFVLVLTQSSIFSLLAIAVDRYVAIRSPLRYNGLVTGARAKAVIAVCWVLSFAIGLTPMLGWNNCGRQLEGRNGSLDCGQGRVACLFEDVVPMDYMVYFNFFACVLVPLLLMLAVYLRIFLAARRQLQRMESQPGERARSTLQKEVHAAKSLAIIVGLFALCWLPLHIINCVTFFCPNCAHAPLWLMYLAIVLSHTNSVVNPFIYAYRIREFRQTFRKILRSHILGRRGAFGAGGASGRTPGGHGGGGSEGEQVSLRLNGHPPGLWANGSTPHPEPRSNGCMLGLGHSGRAREPGGQLGSHLLQGACPEPPDLGDPMARGGEGVS